A genomic window from Denticeps clupeoides chromosome 11, fDenClu1.1, whole genome shotgun sequence includes:
- the cldn5a gene encoding claudin 5a yields the protein MASAGLEILGLALSVVGTLLEMVACGLPTWKVTAFIEANIVVAQTIWDGLWMSCAVQSTGQMQCKVHDSVLALTPDLQAARALTVISSVMGIVGLMVVVAGAQCTNCIRADAVKARVVNAGGAIYIVSGVFVLVPLCWMANNIITEFYDPLVPASMKREIGAALYIGWAATGLLLVGGAILCCSCPSAARSGYSVKYAHGGGGGGVGGAQASTNGGYDKRNYV from the coding sequence atggcCTCGGCCGGACTCGAGATCCTCGGCTTGGCCCTCAGCgtggtcgggaccctgctggaGATGGTCGCCTGCGGCCTGCCCACCTGGAAGGTGACGGCGTTCATCGAGGCCAACATCGTGGTGGCGCAGACCATCTGGGACGGCCTGTGGATGTCGTGCGCCGTGCAGAGCACCGGCCAGATGCAGTGCAAGGTGCACGACTCGGTGCTGGCGCTCACGCCGGACCTGCAGGCCGCCCGGGCGCTCACCGTCATCTCCTCGGTCATGGGCATCGTGGgcctgatggtggtggtggccggCGCGCAGTGCACCAACTGCATCCGCGCCGACGCGGTGAAGGCGCGCGTCGTGAACGCGGGCGGCGCCATCTACATCGTCAGCGGCGTGTTCGTGCTGGTGCCGCTGTGCTGGATGGCGAACAACATCATCACGGAGTTCTACGACCCGCTGGTGCCGGCGTCCATGAAGCGGGAGATCGGCGCCGCGCTCTACATCGGCTGGGCGGCGACGGGGCTGCTGCTGGTCGGCGGCGCGATCCTGTGCTGCTCGTGCCCGAGCGCGGCGCGCAGCGGCTACTCCGTCAAGTACGcgcacggcggcggcggcggcggcgtcgggggCGCGCAGGCGTCCACCAACGGGGGCTACGACAAGAGGAATTACGTGTAG